One window from the genome of Rhodocyclaceae bacterium encodes:
- a CDS encoding RidA family protein, with protein sequence METAPMRLKLFPWLGRDFVSLSCEGTGEGSVEDETRALLARFAQELSAFGFGLEQVVRTRMFTRDMDTWVAANLARRRVLDGPARSVSSSHIWTGRLGDRARISIDLLAMVPRPGDGPKVMKEYDPPTVVLRRMSWGGILFLSGVTDMTNPTFDGQFPVIIQRITDTLADGGARWSDVAKASFLLHHDESLVMLKTRFAEAVPVAIPQVDYTFVGTRQGKRLEIEVTARLT encoded by the coding sequence ATGGAGACCGCACCGATGCGCCTGAAGCTGTTCCCCTGGCTGGGCCGGGATTTCGTGTCGCTGTCCTGCGAGGGCACCGGCGAGGGCAGCGTCGAGGACGAGACTCGCGCCCTGCTCGCCCGCTTCGCGCAGGAACTGTCGGCGTTCGGCTTCGGGCTGGAGCAGGTCGTTCGCACCCGCATGTTCACCCGCGACATGGACACCTGGGTAGCCGCCAACCTCGCCCGCCGACGCGTGCTGGACGGCCCGGCCCGTTCGGTCAGCTCCAGCCATATCTGGACCGGACGGCTCGGCGACCGGGCAAGGATCTCGATCGACCTGCTGGCGATGGTGCCCCGCCCCGGTGACGGGCCGAAGGTGATGAAGGAGTACGACCCGCCGACCGTCGTGCTGCGCCGGATGAGCTGGGGCGGCATCCTGTTCCTGTCCGGTGTGACCGACATGACGAACCCGACCTTCGACGGGCAGTTCCCGGTGATCATCCAGCGCATCACGGATACGCTGGCCGACGGTGGGGCACGCTGGAGCGACGTCGCGAAAGCATCCTTCCTGCTGCACCATGACGAATCGCTGGTGATGCTGAAGACGCGCTTCGCAGAGGCGGTACCGGTCGCGATCCCGCAGGTGGACTACACCTTCGTCGGCACGCGCCAGGGCAAGCGGCTCGAGATCGAGGTCACGGCCAGGCTGACCTGA
- a CDS encoding YkgJ family cysteine cluster protein → MKKPKVAAAGTAAALHQRLYAAIASFECIEGCTDCCGPVPWSAWELKQAGLAEPPAERADQACVFSLAGHCGIHERRPLMCRLYGAVEDMRCPHGRGPLEPLPAAEGHELVRRYKIANGMK, encoded by the coding sequence ATGAAGAAGCCGAAGGTGGCCGCGGCCGGGACGGCTGCAGCGCTCCACCAGCGCCTGTATGCGGCGATCGCGTCGTTCGAGTGCATCGAAGGCTGCACCGACTGCTGCGGCCCGGTGCCCTGGAGTGCGTGGGAGCTGAAGCAGGCCGGGCTGGCGGAGCCCCCTGCCGAGCGCGCAGACCAGGCCTGCGTGTTCTCGCTGGCCGGACACTGCGGCATCCACGAACGGCGTCCGCTGATGTGCCGGCTGTACGGCGCGGTGGAGGACATGCGCTGCCCGCATGGCCGTGGTCCGCTCGAGCCGCTGCCGGCCGCCGAGGGCCATGAACTGGTTCGCCGCTACAAGATCGCGAACGGAATGAAGTGA